The sequence GATGAGAGCTGGTGTTTTGTCGCTGCCCTGGAGCATTGGCTCCAGCACAGACTCCTTATAGGCCTTCACAAAGGAGGGGAAACGCACAGTAACACATCTGACAATGCATACCAGTCATCGTACTTTTATTGTATCCTTTTACTATCATTAAATATTCCAGTTCTTCATAAGGGGAGCATATAACTTCTGTGTTGGATGAAAAATCCGATATAGGATATCCTACAGAGAAGAAGCTGAATTTTACCTGTGTCCATGTCCGAACGGGAAGTTCTGTGATTTCAATGGTGTTTCTGTCTATGACTGACACCTCTCCACTGACCAGGTACTGGTTCTGACCAAGCTCATGAATCACACCTTTGAAGTTTTTGTAACTGGGAAGCTGTTTGGGGAGAACAATTACACAATGAGAAAAAATGAGAGGATGGTCTCAATTTTtgatgcaaagacaaaaactgcTGCCTGCATCCACATTCCAGTCAGGGAACTTGGCATTGAGACATTTATTCTTCTATGTCTTCTGAAGTAAACTACTGTAAGACTACCACTATTGGTCTTTGACACCAAAATACTTCTTAACTATAGTGCTAtatttcagtttagtttgttCAGGGGTGACTAAagaactattttcttttattttcctttttttttatcactcaTGGAAGAGAAGCTTGCTCATGACAGGATGGGATGCAGACATTAGTGTTTCTTCTTGGCTGAGCTGTAATGTTTCTCCATGAGTAGAAGCatgcttccttccttctgtgCAGTGGTAGAGTCGGCAGATGTAGTTTAGTAGAAAGAAAATCTATCACTACTATCACTTAATGTCATCTTGACTGGggtaatagatttttttttgattgagaGGTGGCTATCCTAATCTGTCAGTAGTTTAAGGCTCTCAGTTTTTTCTTATTGGATATTTTTCATTGATTCCTCTTGCCTAAATTGGGGTGGGTAATGTTGTTCACAGGATATGTAATTTGCCATATTAATATAGTTTTACACTGTCTGATACTGTCTgagctgtgtttcattttctggaAATTCAATTCAGTGCCTATCTGATGAAACGGgtgaaaccacaaaaaaatgaacattttttaaagaatcaAATGATAAAGATCAAAGCTTCCACAGTGTAACATGTAAATCAGTCAGTGTGACAAAGTTAACAGTCAATAGTCAATCACAAATAATGGACCCATCAGTCATGTTGCTTAATGAGTGAACTACAGAAGTCAAACAGATGAATGTCCTCAGACTGTTTACCAATGGCAGGGGGTCCTGGTGGTTGAGCATGCGGTTGATGTTGTTGACAATCTCTCTGGGGTCGTAGTTGGGGATCTTACACGCCCAACCTGTCCCGATGCCCTCGGCACCATTCACCAGCACCATTGGGATGATGGGAATGTACCACTCGGGCTCCACCTTCTGGTTGTCGTCGTACAGGAACTTGAGCAGGTTTGCATCCACCGCAGGGAACAACAGCTTGGCAAGAGGACTGAGGGAAATGAGACCATCATCAAACTTGAGTAATCAAACTGACCTTTACTACTGCAGGCATAACTAAAAAAATTCAAGCTATTATGTTCGCCATTACTTTACCTGAGCATGGTGAAGATGTAACGAGGGCTGGCAGCATCTTTGCCCCCATTGATGCGAGTGCCAAACTGACCCAGGGGCTGCAGGATGTTCAGGTTGTTGCTCCCCACAAAGTTCTGGGCCAAATTCACTATGGTCATCATGAGAGCTTGCTACCGGGACAAATGGGAAATAGGTCGTCAGTAGTAGAGAGTGGAATAGAGAATAGCTGCAATAACtcaacacagcaggaaaagtaTAAAACCTTAAGATTTGGTCATTTGTCCAGATTACCTGATTCCAGTTTAAGCTGTCACCTGACTATTGGAAGCACACTCCCATGTTAATATGATTATACCAAGCCCAAACTCAAACTGTCTCTTATACAGCTAGCTAACGCTGTTGTCAGTAGGAGAAAAGCTATAGATCCATTATTTCACAGTGGATGGAACATTTGGACAGTAACTGCTTATCGTCCTCCATTATAATCATCACTCTGTAAACTGTTCCACACATCTGGAAGACATCGAGTTGACTTTACCTCTCCATGGTGGTAGGCAGACATCTCTGCCACTGACCCGGCCAGCTGTGCTACCTTCACTTCCCTCTTGTCATTCCTCTTCATGCACGTGAACAGCACCTTCCTCTGGCCTGGCTTTAAACctagaaacaaaacacacatcccAATCAACAATCcgtcttttattttgtaagatttttttaaccattattttcccttttttggacaagagaggcagagaagaacCAGGGTGAGAGTATGACATGCTGGCAGGAATCGTACCAGCAACGTAGCATGCATGGTTTTTGCTGGCTTGGAATATTCCTTTGGGGTTGACTATGCACAACGGTAGAATAAATGAAATGCCAATTaagaaaactattttaaaaagttttattaCAATATTGGAAGGGAGGAGTATGAACTCCTCACAGTATTCACAGAATTAGGTTTGGATATTTTGTGGAGTTGCCCTCTTTACACAAGCAGCATACAAGAGTGTTGTGACAGCTGCATTCTCACCAAATGGTAAAACTAATGTTCAGTTTAGGCGAGTGGTGCAAGAGGCAGGAAAAGACacaacaagaaataaaacagcctTATGAGAAACCATAGGAAGTCCTCTCTCAGTGCGCCAAAGTGTGTAAAATGTAGCGGCTGTGGATGGATTAGCTGGGAGTTGACTGCTGTGAGTCAAACATGTATATAAGAGGATCTGAGCTGCAATTTTCTTTGGTTCAAAAATTATGCTATGCAGAAAAAACTTTACTATGGATTAAGGAAAAggcacacagaaaagcacaccACACACGTCATTGAGATGAAGTGAGAATACAAACCATCAACCAAGGATGGAATGGAcctctcattgtcagagttgGAGAAGAGAATCAGCTCTTTGTTGATGAAGTCATTGTAGGAGAGGTGCTTGGACTGGCTTCCATACAGAtattgctgaaaaaaatgaaaaggaaaataaatacacatactCCAATTAGAGGTCTAACCTTCCCTCATCACTGTATCAGACACAAAGTCACAAACCTCCGGCAGGCCATGCATCCTCCTCTGGCGTCTGTCCTCCATGAAGTTAGTCAGCCACTCCTTCCTGTCGTCTGTCTTCTTCTTACTGAAAGCCTGaagcaaaacaataacaacaatgcaGCTCAGCCTCCATTTACTACAAACTCATGGACCATAATGTGTTTAAAGCATCCAAGTATCATCTGGTTGCTCATATTCATGCGCTTGTTTTTTGataagacacttttttttagtttaaatcataatttttaattacttttccAGCAGCATACAGATACATAACAGCTGAAAACCTTCTCCGCTAAATGAAAAGCAAGTTTTTATTGAGAAGATAGGatactgaaaaatgtgttggtTTTCTACCAAACTCCAGCTACAATATAGACATGGTTATCAAAGACTATTTCCCAGGCCTACACATACTTCTGAGCAGCATTCATCCCATATTGTTTTGACATACAAACAGAAGAGGTGTCTTGCTCTTTAGCCATACAGAGCAGTATCGTTGAACAAGCAACATAAAATCATCTGTTCAGGAGTCCAACAGAACATCCCTGCCACACATCTCATCCATCAGAGAGAAGCAGTGTCGCCACTGCTTCTGCTCCCCTACAGAACAGTGTAGAGCTGCAGCATTAAACTTACCAGAGTGATGGCAGCATCATCCTCCGCACCGCTGTACCTGAATGAGATGCGATGCCTCTCCATTTCAGCAAAGTATTCCTTTGCCTCTTTGCTTGTACTTGTACCCAAACCTGGAACAAGaataaaacacttttaattcaaacaaattttcATACAACAGAAggaattaataaaaacaataattagcTAAGTTTGCACTTCATAaatttaaagacaaaagaagcaaacCTTTGTAGTACTTTATATGCCAGGATTTATagttctctgtgtgtttcttccaCTCATCAAACTCTGGAATACTGTAAAAGGCCAGCTCCTGCTTGTTCTTGGTTGCCTGCAGACAAAAAATTGATATGAATGAGGTCCAGCTTTACTCTGTTTGTCTCAAGTTCTCATCCTGTTCACCAAGTATTTCATGCAAATTAACCTGTGAGGCAAAAAATGTGCATAAGAGAAGTTCTGGTGTACTTGGGTCATCATATTTTGCAGCTTAGTGTTGCTTGTTATCAGGTACACAGAGATAGTAATGTACACTGCGTGCGAATACGTCTCCTTCTTACTTTGACAATGGGAGTGATAAACTCCTCCAGGAATGTGTGTTTCAGTAGGGATGGCCAGTTGTGGTGGAAGAAGTTGATAAGAAGACCTTTGATATGCGAGCCATCTTGATCCTGGGACAAGACGAGAAATGTTAGAACTACTGGTTGAAGGGCTATCTCTTGTACTAAAGTTGTCTGAGGCAGGTCACCTGATCCGTCATGATCATGATCTTGCCATAACGCAGGCTCCTCAGTGACTCTGGGTCATCATAGCTCTTTTTGTATTGGAGGCCCACAATTTTGATGATGTTGTTTATCTCAGCATTTTCCATGATCTGTCGACAAAAAAGGGTACTGTCAGATGCAAGACAGAATACAATAAAGCTccaatttaattttattgtcattttgaaTCACTTGTTTATGTGAAAGGGAAGAAGATTATTCCCACTGACAATAAAAGCCAACCTAAGCAGATTTTGGCTGCTTCCAGCTCATTATTTTGGCAAAATTGAAAACAACGTTGGCTCATATAAACTGTGGCAAGGAGGCTCCAGCAAAGGAGATGACACAGATTAACTGTACACCACCTCCTCAGCAGGAAATGGCAGAAGGTTGACATAAATGTGCAGATGCtaagaaaagtaagaaaaaaaaaggcagacatTTTTCAGGGGCAAAATCAGCGTTAAtgggacagaaaacatttgacagaAGGTAGAAGGACTTGTAAGTGGTATGCCTGTTTGGCTACAACTAAATGATAACAGATCAAAAGACACTGGATGGGATCTAACAGTACACTGATAACAAGGACTTGTAAAATAGCAGAGCCAGGCTTCCCCTTCAGAACACCTTCAGCTCATCTTCAATTACTTCCTACCCTCTGTTGTCTTTCCTGCCAAGTCCTGTTCTTCAACAACACACACGTTTGAAAGTCTAGAAGATTTAAATTCTGCTTAGTACTCTCAAACGtctaataaatatttaacaatgTTTTGATCTAGTGAATGGGCGAGTCATGGGAAGGTGCAGAACTTCCTCCTAGCTTTCATGAAACCACCTTTAAATGTATTCAGTGGTGCATATTGGGGCATTAGGACTCTAGAAAATGGGAACGATTCATTTTAATCCCTGCCCCAAAGAACATACTAAGACTTccattaataattattttcatatggatattattttcataataaatcTATTAGTCGTTTAGTCtataaaaagtttaaaacaaaaaaaaatgaaaagaaattctaATCAGAGCTTAAAGTGAcatcttctgcttcttttccaCCAGCAGTCCATTTCATGAATGGCAAAGAAAAGTAGCAAActctcacatttaagaagctgggACCAGCAaacgtttgacatttttgagatacatatacatatatatatggaaTCTGACTCATAGAGTCAGACTCAATATGGCAGCCCTTCATTATATTATTACTTTGTGAAAATGACTTGGTAAATGATGTGTGAGCGTCAGCACAAGCTGTTTGCTATTTGTGGAACTCTATGAACTGTCACACTACACATTCATTCTAATATGACTTACTTCTGCAAGTGTAATCAAATTGCTTTTATTTGGATACAATATACAGGTAACTTCATCATTACTGCCTCCCCTACCACATTTTTGTTAGAACTGTGTGTCTCATACCTGCTTGTGTGTTGCCTCTCGCACATTCAAGATCTTTCCTCTTAGTGGGAAAACTCCATAGCGATCACGACCGATGACTCCCAGTCCAGAGACAGCCAGAGACTTGGCTGAGTCTCCCTCAGTGAGGATCAGTGTGCATTCGGAGGAGTGTTTGCCACCTAGGATATGGATATGGGAAATTGATAATATGATCACACACACTAATTTAGTCTTAAGTAACGGACctttttccacagcagacattttgatttgtaatAGTGGGAAAGTTAATTACATTAGAACAAGATCTCCCAAGCTGGTCCTCAGAATTGcctaaaataaatctaaatatgaCGCTTTGCTTTAAGACAGCCTACAGTGTGAGCATTTCACATCATGTGAGAATTAGGGAGCATTAACGTGAAAAATTATTTGAGCACAAAACTGCACGTCTGAATTCTGACCAAGGTTGGCAAAATACAGTGGCCAGACTCTTACACTTTGTTGCTCTTTTGCAAAGAGCACAAAACAATGAGGTAGCAGCTCACAGTAACTCACTGGCAGAACCAAATGAATCTTGGGCTAGTCCCTGTGCTCTGCCGAAGACCATTTGTGACACCTAGTGGCAAAATTCGGTACACTTGTCCAATTGGCTTAATATCAAACTGGCATGAGCGCTTTTATACCAGCCCAACCTTAATAATGAATCTTCATAAAGAAACATGGAAGCTTAGAATTAAAGGCACTGTTTAAGTAAATAAAGGTCTTTCCACTATTATCCATAATCAGTCCCCAATGGTGTCAATTAAGCCTATAtcacataaataattaaaataataaccaTAATGTGCAATTAATGCACTCCTGAAGCCTTGCAATGCTTTTGAGTGACATTAATAATGTGCTCTGTAATGTTTTGTCAGCAGTTGAAGAGGTAGGTCTACGGTCAGTGGTGGGCAGTCAGAGTAACACATTCTTTTacacattaataaataataattctgTTAACACACCAGCATCGTTGGCATCATCTAGCTTGGGGATGCCTTTGATCTTGCTGTGCTTCACTGATGAGCACTTCTTATTCAGCTGCGTCTGAGCTTTGAACTTCACCCAGTTGAGTATACTCTCAACAATCCCACAGTTGGTCGCCTGCaggtgacagagacagaatccTTTCATGACTGATGCTCAGCCATTTTACACGGGAAACCAAAAACAGAGTGAGgagttgaaagaaaatgaaaagtgtcCTTACAGCCCTGACAAACTTGTCTGACAAAAGGCACTTGGACCCAAAGCTCTTGGTCTGGAGCGTCATATTCTCCTTGGTCTGGGAGTCAAACGAGGGGTTCTCAATCAGTGCGTTCACAAACACCCAGATGTGGTTCTTCACCTGTAGCAAAAATGACAGGAAGGTTAATCATTTTTcaacacacaatgaaacaatCACAGCTCCATGAGTTAGAAATGCTGCAGTTGTAACTCCACCTGGAAGGGTTTCACTGACACGCCCgccttgttcttcttcttcaccacTTCAATAAGTTTGGCCACTATCTGGTCCACCACATAGTCAATGTGTCTGCCACCCTGAGACATACATAGCCTCAGTGTTAGAAGAGGAATGAGCAAGCATGGAGGCAAAAGGTTTTTCTTGTTCATATTTAGATACCTTGGTGGTGGCAATGCTGTTCACAAAGCTGATTTGCTGGAATCCCTTCTCACTCATAGTGAGGCAAACCTCCCACCGGTCATTTACAGTCTCATTCACCACCTTCAGCGCCACACCTGTCTCATCCAGTTTGTCCTTCACATAGAGATCCACATAGCTGCGGAAGCTGTTAACCTTTAGTGACAGGCAGGACAGAAACAATTTAGGTTCAACAAGTAACATTCACAACTCAAATCAGGCCTGTCATAAGTCATGGACCACAGCTGCAGTATAAATTACTAAATATTTTATGGTTCATATTATTTAGGAAAATCATGCTCACCAAACTGCTCAGTAGCATATAATGCCCTGTATGTTGTGTGATCATAACTCTTAACTTTATCACTTGTGTGATCATAACTCTTAATTTGTGTCTGTGAGGCTGAAACATGCAGGTAAAGTATGTTTTGGTCAGATTTTCTACAGATATTCCATTAATATTGTTATCATGAATTCTTTTTTCCATGATAACAATATAGTAAAAATCTGTTATCATGACATCCCTAACATGGACTTCCTATATCTATGTCCTAGGTGGCTCAACATACATTAACTTCTGAAAACATTAGATTTATGCTGAACTTTAAAAAGGTGGtagagcaaaaaaagaaagaaatgcgTTATGGGATGGAGAAAGACTTACAGGTAACTTCTTCCCATTCAGCGTGACTTTAACCCCCTTGCAGGAGCCGGCTACATCATATGCTCTGCGGGTAAGAAGTGCTACAATATCCTTGTCAAGTTTCTCCATCTTGAACTTGGGCAGGTCTGGCTGGAACGTCACGCAGGTGAAATCGTCCCCGTCAAAGAACTTGATCTTGGGCTCAGAGGTTTTGCTCATGTTGTTCTGCCACGTCTGGggacaataaaacacataataACATACACCTGCCACtgtctgtaatgttttcatatccatttgtaaattattttagcatttaaaatgttacaaactATTGTATGCACACAGGTATATGCATGGTCCTCTTACTCTCAGACCACCCTTACTGTGTCATGTGCATTTAGCCCACCTCCTTAACACCCAGTGACTTAAAAACTGTGTCCATGCAACCCCGGAGGGTGATAATATACACAGCCTTACCTCACATATGACCACACATCAAAACCCTATAAAACAGCAATTACTTTACTGTGGCACTGATGAGGATTTTGTATTGAAATTTGATACAATCACATCAAATCActcactgctgtctgtgaaCAAACCATCATCTTAAATATCTTACCAGTTTCTGCATTCACTGTCTCTACAGTACAAATCAGGAAATACTATACAATATTCtatttgaaaaaacaaagctttcaAAAGGAGGgagatgatgaaaacagaaagcataTTGATTTCTACAGACAATTTAACTTCTAGTATGGTGGAAGATACCACCTatgaccaaaaaaagaaagcatcTGCTATGTACAAGcgcttttatttaaatcaacCCTGCCCATTAACACTGGAGTGTGtgtccaaaacaaaaatcaaagcacCTTCCACAGAAGAGACATGCTCACCTGTTTGAAACTGTGTCTGTATTCTTTGCATGCAGTCTCCACTGTAAACTTGGTACTGAAGATGTTGCAGAGTTTGGCACCATATCCATTCCTTCCACCTGGGGCCAAACAAGCAGTTAGCATTGCAGGCATTCACCTTCCCCCAACTCACTTCAACAACCACAGATAAAGATGTTAAGATGGCTCCACACCTGTGACCTTTTTCTCATCGTCATCGTAGTTGCTGGAGGTGAGCAGGTGACCGAAAATGAGAGCTGGGACATACATCTTCTCGTCTTTGTGCTCCACTACAGGTATTCCTTTCCCATTGTTCCAGACAGAGACGGTGTTGGACTCACTGACAGATGAGGAATAAAGAGCAGGATAAGTTCCAGAAGCTTTACAAATAGAACTTGGACACATGCAATctgaaatgtatgtgtgtatgattaTGTATTGGTGTATTGGTCACCACAGACATTTTAAGTTATAAAACCTTGCTGTCTCATATCTAGCCAGATTCCTTCAAAGCTTTTGATTTAAACAACAGTGGATGAAAATTTTAAATAGCATTTTTACTTAATCAAGATTTATGTATGGTTTCTTTGTGTTAAAGCAAAATGAATGTTGACACATGTGAGCATGCTTTATTttggtaaaaaagaaaaaagaaaaagtatttttgtagAGAAATATTTACCATTTCTACAATGTGACAAAGTATTTAGTAGTTTATTATCAGTACAGACACTCAGGGACTGCACTGGTACCAGTATCAAAAAGCCAGCAATTTGTTAATTTGATAATAAACTGGCTCACTGTTGAAGCATGTGCCTAGTTTGAACAGGAACAAAGACAGACTCATGGACACCGGAGCAATGATCTGTTAGTGATCGTGTTCAAGCAAATACACCTCTGATATGATATGATCCAGTGAGATTTGTGGTGGCTCAAAGTAATGATGCAAGTGCTTTATAAGCTCATCCACAAACAGGCTGAGGGAGCTGTAGAGAGGAACATTTACACGTCTATAAAACCACATTAGCTGCAGAGACCTGAGCGTGGCAGGACTAATGGTATCATTCATACGGCAGCAGACATTAGAGAGCAGCAGATCGGCTGAAGGACACACTGCTGTTCAAACAGTCAGATGTGGTTGCAGTTGGCATTCTGAGGGTGAACAAGAGCTCAGTGCATTTCAGCACAGGCTCATTACACTGTAGTTTTGGCTGGATTCATGTATCAAACCCTCTCCCTGTATTCACTAAGCCCTTGTTGTGTCCACAGCATGAGGAAAACAGCCTTCTGAATACTGGTAGGGACAGGCTTGCACCGTAACAGAACTTACAGCATTTTCTTTACAAGAGGAGTTTCTTTTTTAAGGTTGTAATGACCTCAAAATAGTTACAAATAAATTTACATGATTCTACATTGAGATGGATCAcgggacaaaaaaaagaaat comes from Scatophagus argus isolate fScaArg1 chromosome 17, fScaArg1.pri, whole genome shotgun sequence and encodes:
- the top2b gene encoding DNA topoisomerase 2-beta isoform X4; its protein translation is MSKTSEPKIKFFDGDDFTCVTFQPDLPKFKMEKLDKDIVALLTRRAYDVAGSCKGVKVTLNGKKLPVNSFRSYVDLYVKDKLDETGVALKVVNETVNDRWEVCLTMSEKGFQQISFVNSIATTKGGRHIDYVVDQIVAKLIEVVKKKNKAGVSVKPFQVKNHIWVFVNALIENPSFDSQTKENMTLQTKSFGSKCLLSDKFVRAATNCGIVESILNWVKFKAQTQLNKKCSSVKHSKIKGIPKLDDANDAGGKHSSECTLILTEGDSAKSLAVSGLGVIGRDRYGVFPLRGKILNVREATHKQIMENAEINNIIKIVGLQYKKSYDDPESLRSLRYGKIMIMTDQDQDGSHIKGLLINFFHHNWPSLLKHTFLEEFITPIVKATKNKQELAFYSIPEFDEWKKHTENYKSWHIKYYKGLGTSTSKEAKEYFAEMERHRISFRYSGAEDDAAITLAFSKKKTDDRKEWLTNFMEDRRQRRMHGLPEQYLYGSQSKHLSYNDFINKELILFSNSDNERSIPSLVDGLKPGQRKVLFTCMKRNDKREVKVAQLAGSVAEMSAYHHGEQALMMTIVNLAQNFVGSNNLNILQPLGQFGTRINGGKDAASPRYIFTMLSPLAKLLFPAVDANLLKFLYDDNQKVEPEWYIPIIPMVLVNGAEGIGTGWACKIPNYDPREIVNNINRMLNHQDPLPLLPSYKNFKGVIHELGQNQYLVSGEVSVIDRNTIEITELPVRTWTQAYKESVLEPMLQGSDKTPALINDYKEYHTDTTVKFVVRMSEEKLAQAEAVGLHKVFKLQSSLTCNSMVLFDHMGCLKRYESVQDILREFFELRLHYYKLRKDWLMGSLGAEAAKLSNQARFVLEKIEGKISIENKSKRELIRMLVQKGYESDPVAAWSKAQEKQAQEEDVRDGNESDSSVDSGSSSGPNFNYILNMPLWCLTKEKVEELLKQRDHKRGELNDIQKKSPEDLWKEDLAVFIEELDKLEAQEREEQSSGKAIKMVKGKVGKPKAKKMNLEETMPSPYGRRVEPPTQPIKSDAAKKLTKKKKGDTDPAVKLEFDDDGLGAEGGTGENSVAKPKAPRVKKEKKEPGPPRVKKPPGPKCTPSKKVKKRNPWSDDESKSDSDLENTEPIIPRENKSQRASASKPKYTFDFSEEEEEEEADEEENGDDDVASSPVRLFKDDFTSESKERYNDHNDDDEDDDNEDSYSPPKQKPASAPVAKKKETTSIFSSKSAFSEKSNDSDGSKSDSDDDNGPLFSTYSSSSGFDKLSPAKKAAKKPSDAAPKPKKPPAPKAKKPDKSIWDSDSDTGSKKPAPALKGKGRGRKRKGSGSEEDYSPVKKTAKPAGRKPQKPPSDDEDDDSSSLSAMKALCRDRPGRAKKEVKYFHESDNEDDDDDDDMFD